One Natranaerovirga hydrolytica genomic region harbors:
- a CDS encoding ArsR/SmtB family transcription factor → MEDIIKIIKALGDETRIKILMILSKRRMCAKGLSRHLDVSEAAICQHIKVLKNANIIVGQKISYYVHYEIQEKRLNEVIDFIQCIKNKEEPCDHKYGIAIPINCKEICKMDAKKCCPKS, encoded by the coding sequence TTGGAAGATATTATTAAAATAATAAAAGCTTTAGGTGATGAGACAAGAATCAAGATATTAATGATATTATCAAAAAGGCGAATGTGTGCTAAAGGTCTCTCTAGGCATCTTGATGTATCTGAAGCAGCTATATGCCAACATATAAAGGTCTTAAAAAACGCCAATATTATTGTGGGTCAAAAAATTAGTTATTATGTACATTATGAAATTCAAGAAAAAAGACTTAATGAAGTCATAGATTTTATACAATGTATAAAAAACAAAGAAGAACCTTGTGATCATAAATATGGAATCGCAATTCCTATAAATTGCAAAGAAATATGCAAAATGGATGCCAAAAAATGTTGCCCAAAAAGTTGA
- a CDS encoding CotH kinase family protein: protein MKSIIARTILMILIVIFFVGCERQHETSFQEKQKVTQEVSIKRDETQITFLDKNLHKAILEHLEKEDKDIILMYELENIEELNINNKSIHRIDGLENLNNLKKLNINSNYISDLTPINNLKYLEELKAQENQIRDFTPLLHLIRNNKMKKIDITDNWLVNLDQLVPYWTDDYIDERKPDSILSSDTVIYINEIMGFNTETIADGEGEYVDWVELYNPNDETIDLSNFHLSDDEEDYFLWQFPEGTQMKGKEYLLVWGSRKDTIDSNGEWHTNFSIGTDPLILSDAEGKIVDYVPTIVMPKDYSFGRSSEDSNEWVFFDEESVSPREENPIIDEVFVANSNMNPYFSIESGFYEETFVLELHKRNENETIYYTLDGSTPDPVNNSESTYEYTGAITIESDEIISSSELTQETHISMIPTTPGGWRRDRGWQRPLEVYQSTVVRARTYREDQFSEVVTHTYFVDEKKSKTFNVPIVSITVDKEDLFGRDNGIYVPNNYYNRGRHSEKEGHITFFETDGTVGFSQNIGLRIHGQESRMYPLKSLRLYARRDYDSQSSIEYELFPNRKRQNNEDKIIDSFDRVLLRASGQDIYYGLLRDALLDNLVSSYTKVDTQGYRPTLVFINGEYWGLHDIRERFDTKYIKEHYNVDEEYQITILENNAQLDKGNIEGQSHYEDMIQYLKNNDIRQEEHYEYIQTQMDINNFIDYMIIKIYAGDNDWPGNNVRYWRYNKGSLDNEEYGLDGKWRWMLFDTDFGFDHPAGGYGSYRINHISTATKAGGTSWPNPDWSTYLLRRLLQNPSFENKFITRYNDLLNTAFHPERVLNIIEEMEEAIEGEIDRHIKRWGHPLSVDVWQEQVGLIKRYGENREEYARNHIRQYFGLSQPVEVMMIFDPNKAKIRVNTIKINGEINQRDIMKEDRTVLWDGKYFKNFPITLTVEEKEGSQFSHWEISGKKQTGTTIEVIPNKGLEIKPILY, encoded by the coding sequence ATGAAAAGTATAATAGCTAGAACCATACTAATGATTTTAATAGTTATATTTTTTGTTGGTTGTGAAAGGCAACATGAAACTTCTTTTCAAGAGAAGCAAAAAGTAACACAAGAAGTATCAATCAAAAGAGATGAAACCCAAATAACATTTTTAGACAAAAACCTACATAAGGCAATACTAGAACATCTAGAAAAAGAAGATAAAGATATCATCTTAATGTATGAATTAGAAAACATTGAAGAACTCAATATAAATAACAAATCCATACATCGTATTGATGGTTTAGAAAATCTTAATAATTTAAAAAAGCTTAATATAAACTCAAACTATATTTCCGATCTTACACCTATAAATAACTTAAAGTATTTAGAGGAATTAAAAGCTCAAGAAAATCAAATCAGAGATTTTACTCCTTTACTTCATTTGATTCGTAATAATAAAATGAAAAAAATTGATATAACAGATAATTGGTTGGTAAATTTAGACCAATTAGTTCCTTACTGGACCGATGATTATATTGACGAAAGAAAGCCTGATAGTATCTTATCATCTGATACGGTTATTTATATTAATGAAATAATGGGCTTTAATACTGAAACCATTGCTGATGGGGAAGGGGAGTATGTAGATTGGGTTGAACTATACAATCCCAATGATGAAACCATAGATCTTTCAAATTTTCATTTATCAGATGATGAAGAGGATTACTTTCTTTGGCAATTTCCTGAGGGCACCCAGATGAAAGGAAAAGAATATTTACTGGTCTGGGGGTCGAGAAAAGATACAATAGATTCTAATGGAGAATGGCATACTAATTTTTCCATTGGGACAGATCCACTCATCCTATCAGATGCGGAAGGTAAAATTGTTGATTATGTCCCTACAATAGTGATGCCTAAAGATTATAGTTTTGGAAGATCATCAGAAGATAGCAATGAATGGGTATTTTTTGATGAAGAAAGTGTATCTCCAAGAGAAGAAAATCCAATTATCGACGAAGTTTTTGTAGCTAATTCAAATATGAACCCTTATTTTTCTATAGAAAGCGGTTTTTATGAAGAAACGTTTGTATTAGAATTACATAAAAGAAATGAAAATGAAACGATATATTACACACTAGATGGTTCAACACCAGATCCTGTGAACAATTCAGAAAGCACTTACGAATATACAGGTGCTATTACCATTGAATCAGATGAAATTATTAGTTCATCAGAACTTACACAAGAGACTCATATTTCTATGATTCCAACCACGCCAGGAGGGTGGAGAAGAGATAGGGGGTGGCAACGACCCTTAGAGGTTTATCAATCAACAGTTGTGAGAGCAAGAACATATCGCGAAGATCAATTTAGTGAAGTGGTGACACATACGTACTTTGTAGATGAAAAGAAATCGAAAACTTTTAATGTGCCTATTGTTTCAATAACGGTAGATAAAGAAGACTTATTTGGTCGAGATAATGGAATATATGTTCCCAATAATTATTATAATCGTGGAAGGCACTCTGAAAAAGAAGGTCACATTACTTTTTTTGAAACAGATGGTACGGTTGGTTTTTCACAAAATATTGGTTTGAGAATACATGGACAAGAAAGTAGGATGTACCCACTAAAATCATTGCGCTTGTATGCACGCAGAGATTATGATTCTCAAAGTAGTATTGAATATGAATTGTTTCCAAATAGAAAAAGGCAGAATAATGAAGATAAAATAATAGATAGCTTTGATAGGGTGCTATTAAGAGCAAGCGGACAAGATATCTATTATGGATTGCTTAGAGATGCTCTTTTAGATAACCTAGTCAGTTCTTATACAAAAGTAGATACTCAAGGTTATCGTCCGACACTAGTATTTATTAATGGGGAATACTGGGGATTACACGATATTAGAGAGCGATTTGACACCAAATATATTAAAGAGCATTATAATGTTGACGAAGAATATCAAATCACTATACTAGAAAACAATGCTCAGTTAGATAAAGGTAATATAGAAGGGCAATCCCATTATGAAGATATGATTCAATACTTGAAAAATAACGATATAAGACAAGAAGAGCATTATGAATATATACAAACGCAAATGGATATCAATAATTTTATTGATTATATGATTATAAAAATTTATGCAGGTGATAACGATTGGCCAGGTAACAATGTTCGATATTGGCGCTATAATAAGGGGTCATTAGACAATGAAGAATATGGATTAGATGGTAAATGGAGATGGATGTTGTTTGATACCGATTTTGGCTTTGATCACCCTGCTGGAGGATATGGCTCTTATCGTATTAACCATATATCTACAGCTACAAAGGCTGGAGGAACATCTTGGCCTAACCCGGATTGGTCCACTTATTTGCTAAGGCGCTTATTACAGAATCCATCGTTTGAAAATAAATTTATCACCAGATATAACGATTTATTAAATACGGCATTTCACCCTGAACGCGTTTTAAATATTATAGAAGAAATGGAAGAGGCTATTGAAGGAGAGATTGACCGTCACATAAAAAGATGGGGGCATCCATTATCTGTTGATGTATGGCAAGAGCAAGTGGGTTTAATTAAAAGATATGGTGAGAACCGAGAAGAATATGCAAGAAATCATATTAGACAATATTTTGGACTAAGTCAACCCGTTGAGGTTATGATGATTTTTGACCCTAATAAAGCAAAGATACGGGTGAATACCATAAAAATTAATGGAGAAATTAATCAAAGAGATATAATGAAAGAAGATCGTACTGTTTTATGGGATGGAAAATATTTTAAAAACTTTCCAATAACACTTACAGTAGAAGAAAAGGAAGGCAGTCAATTTTCTCATTGGGAAATTTCAGGTAAAAAACAAACAGGTACAACCATTGAAGTGATACCCAATAAAGGCTTAGAAATAAAACCAATACTCTATTAA
- a CDS encoding DNA-3-methyladenine glycosylase family protein, protein MKIVEENNNVIIKDLEHFNIMQTLECGQCFRFYKIEDLDYLIIAFGRILRIQQEDNQITLYNTTMNEFNKIWREYLDLNNDYECIKETLLKNNQDLHQAIKSKWGIHILKQDTWETLISFIISQNKHITHIKKVIEIISLAYGDKIGSYNGIDYYSFPTPEQLAIATDEGLRACKTGFRAPYILDASQKVVKGEIDIQQIKKITTDEARKKLISIKGVGNKIADCVLLYGLGRTETFPTDVWIKRIVENMYLKQESKLEAIQEFAAKQFGDYAGYAQQYLFYYGRENRIGK, encoded by the coding sequence ATGAAAATAGTAGAAGAAAATAACAATGTCATAATTAAAGACTTAGAACACTTTAACATTATGCAAACATTAGAATGTGGACAATGTTTTAGGTTTTATAAAATAGAGGATTTAGACTATCTGATCATTGCATTTGGGCGTATATTAAGAATCCAACAAGAGGACAATCAAATCACGCTGTATAATACAACGATGAATGAATTTAACAAAATATGGAGAGAATACTTAGACTTAAATAATGACTATGAATGTATAAAAGAGACGTTATTAAAAAACAACCAAGATTTACACCAAGCCATAAAGAGTAAATGGGGCATTCATATACTCAAACAAGACACATGGGAAACACTTATATCCTTTATTATTTCTCAAAATAAACATATCACACATATCAAAAAAGTAATAGAGATTATATCATTGGCTTATGGAGATAAGATAGGCAGTTATAATGGTATAGATTACTACTCATTTCCTACGCCAGAGCAATTAGCAATTGCAACAGATGAAGGTTTAAGAGCTTGTAAAACTGGCTTTAGAGCACCCTATATATTAGATGCCAGTCAAAAAGTCGTTAAGGGTGAAATAGATATCCAACAAATAAAAAAAATAACTACAGATGAAGCAAGAAAAAAACTCATTTCTATAAAAGGTGTAGGCAATAAGATTGCAGATTGTGTATTGTTATATGGGTTAGGAAGAACAGAAACTTTTCCTACTGACGTTTGGATTAAGCGTATAGTAGAAAATATGTACTTAAAACAAGAATCAAAGTTAGAAGCAATTCAGGAGTTTGCAGCAAAGCAATTTGGGGATTATGCTGGATATGCTCAACAGTATTTGTTTTACTACGGCAGAGAAAATAGAATAGGAAAGTAA
- a CDS encoding DUF6062 family protein → MKEKIYTIPVLDAFNENDECPFCWLYSKIETDTIEFITGPSYMENDIRDATNESGFCDVHMQKIYNTKNRLGLALMLYTHQMKYQKDIKAILKNNPKVDAKGFFNKKNAPISELKAYIDKVNIDCYVCNKVDKLMDRYIDTFFYLWKKDSSFVDQVKTSKGFCNNHFGVLYEASRSKLKGEELNQFIDILCDIYFENIARVQEDLDWFVKKFDYRYKEEPWKEGKDALPRSIVKINSYTLNEK, encoded by the coding sequence GTGAAAGAAAAAATTTACACTATTCCTGTTCTAGATGCTTTTAATGAAAATGATGAATGTCCCTTTTGTTGGCTTTATTCAAAAATAGAAACAGATACCATCGAATTTATTACTGGCCCTAGTTATATGGAAAATGATATCCGAGATGCCACCAATGAATCTGGCTTTTGTGACGTTCACATGCAAAAAATATACAATACTAAAAACCGATTAGGTCTTGCTCTAATGCTTTATACTCACCAAATGAAATACCAAAAAGATATCAAGGCTATCCTTAAAAACAATCCCAAAGTTGACGCCAAAGGATTTTTCAACAAAAAAAACGCGCCTATCTCTGAGCTAAAAGCATATATAGATAAAGTAAATATTGATTGTTATGTTTGTAATAAAGTGGATAAACTTATGGATAGATATATCGATACTTTTTTTTATCTTTGGAAAAAAGACAGTTCTTTTGTTGATCAGGTGAAAACTTCAAAAGGCTTTTGCAATAATCATTTTGGTGTTTTATACGAAGCCAGTAGAAGCAAACTGAAAGGCGAAGAGTTGAATCAATTTATTGATATTTTATGTGATATTTATTTTGAAAATATCGCTAGAGTTCAAGAAGATTTAGATTGGTTTGTCAAAAAATTTGATTACCGTTATAAAGAAGAACCTTGGAAAGAAGGCAAAGACGCCTTACCAAGGTCTATTGTTAAAATTAACAGTTATACATTAAATGAAAAATAG
- a CDS encoding DUF2225 domain-containing protein: protein MKNLFSELEQLGLSKLEDIQIYNQDEEEEKYYQELRMKEADLIYAKSYTCPVCENGFKSKVVKTGKARLVGTDTDLRPKYNYVDSIKYDVVVCPRCGYAAMNRFFDNIISTQKKWIRENISVNFKGLKENDDIYDYEEALKRYKLALINAVVKKSKLSEKAYTCLKITWLLRGQQEAIRKKDDPYIKVLQKQELEFAQKAYQGFHQGFTKESFPICGMDEMTLTYLIGELARRTGDNEESLKWLSKVIVSTSASERLKDRARHVRDLIKIAEKAKAEEEKNS, encoded by the coding sequence GTGAAGAATTTATTTTCTGAATTAGAACAGCTAGGCTTAAGTAAGTTAGAAGATATTCAGATATATAATCAAGATGAAGAAGAAGAGAAGTATTATCAAGAGCTTAGAATGAAGGAAGCAGACCTTATTTATGCAAAAAGTTATACTTGCCCAGTGTGTGAAAATGGTTTCAAATCTAAGGTTGTCAAAACAGGAAAAGCAAGGCTAGTAGGAACTGATACCGATTTAAGGCCAAAATACAATTATGTAGATTCTATAAAGTATGATGTGGTGGTTTGTCCTAGATGCGGATATGCTGCAATGAATCGTTTTTTTGATAATATAATCTCTACTCAAAAAAAATGGATTAGAGAAAATATATCAGTAAACTTTAAAGGTTTAAAAGAAAACGATGATATATACGATTATGAAGAAGCACTTAAACGGTATAAATTGGCATTAATTAATGCAGTTGTTAAAAAAAGCAAACTAAGTGAAAAGGCATATACGTGTCTAAAAATCACTTGGTTATTAAGAGGACAGCAAGAAGCCATTAGAAAGAAAGACGATCCATATATCAAAGTTCTACAAAAGCAAGAGTTAGAATTTGCTCAAAAAGCGTATCAAGGTTTTCACCAAGGGTTTACCAAAGAAAGTTTTCCTATATGTGGAATGGATGAAATGACTTTAACTTATTTAATAGGTGAGTTAGCAAGAAGAACTGGAGATAATGAGGAATCATTAAAATGGCTATCTAAGGTCATTGTATCTACATCAGCCAGTGAAAGATTAAAAGATAGGGCAAGGCATGTAAGAGATTTAATAAAAATTGCTGAAAAGGCAAAAGCTGAAGAAGAAAAAAATAGTTAA
- a CDS encoding glutamine--tRNA ligase/YqeY domain fusion protein, which yields MSEENVEKNESKNFIEQIIDKDLDEGVYEKVHTRFPPEPNGFLHIGHAKSILLNNGLAEKYNGKFNLRFDDTNPMKENPEFVQSIKEDVQWLGATFEERVFFASNYFETMYECAIKLIKKGKAYVDELNSDEIRTYRGTLTEPGKNSPYRERPVEENLELFEKMKEGQFGDGKMVLRAKIDMSSPNINLRDPIIYRISHTPHYNTGDNWCIYPLYDFAHPIGDAIEGVTHSICTLEFEDHRPLYDWVIKELEYEKPPKQIEFAKLYLTDVITGKRNLKKLVEDGIVDGWDDPRLVTLSALRRRGVTPEAIKKFMELVGVSKSKSSVDYAMLEYCIREDLKLTKPRIMGVLDPLKVVIINYPEGEVEYLEADNNQENEAMGKRQIPFGRELYIDREDFMENPPKKYFRLFPGNEVRLKNAYFVKCEEVIKDENGEVIELRCTYDPETKSGSGFTGRKVKGTIHWVEAHSAVKAEVRLYEHILKEGEPLIKDNGEWNVNPNSLKVLDECYMEPIVKEANIGDSFQFFRHGYFCVDSKDTTDKKLVFNRIVSLKSSYKPNKN from the coding sequence ATGTCGGAAGAGAATGTAGAAAAAAACGAGTCTAAAAATTTTATCGAACAAATTATAGATAAAGATTTAGATGAAGGAGTATATGAGAAAGTTCATACTAGATTTCCTCCTGAGCCAAATGGATTTTTACACATTGGACATGCTAAATCAATTCTTTTAAATAATGGTTTGGCAGAGAAGTATAATGGAAAGTTTAATTTAAGATTTGACGATACCAATCCAATGAAAGAAAATCCAGAATTTGTACAATCCATAAAAGAAGATGTTCAATGGTTAGGCGCAACATTTGAAGAGAGAGTTTTTTTTGCATCTAATTATTTTGAGACAATGTATGAATGTGCTATCAAACTTATAAAAAAAGGCAAAGCGTATGTAGACGAGTTAAACAGTGACGAAATAAGAACATACAGAGGAACTTTAACAGAGCCAGGAAAAAATAGTCCTTACAGAGAACGTCCAGTTGAAGAAAATTTAGAGCTTTTTGAAAAAATGAAAGAAGGACAATTTGGTGATGGAAAAATGGTTCTAAGGGCAAAGATAGATATGTCTTCCCCGAATATTAATTTAAGGGACCCTATTATATATAGAATATCCCATACGCCGCATTACAATACAGGAGACAATTGGTGTATTTACCCCCTATATGATTTTGCACATCCTATTGGAGATGCTATAGAGGGTGTTACCCATTCTATATGTACATTGGAATTTGAAGACCATAGACCATTATACGATTGGGTCATTAAAGAATTAGAATATGAAAAACCTCCAAAGCAAATAGAATTTGCAAAGTTATACCTTACAGATGTCATTACTGGAAAGCGAAATCTAAAAAAACTAGTAGAAGACGGTATTGTAGATGGTTGGGACGATCCAAGATTGGTGACATTATCTGCATTAAGAAGAAGAGGTGTAACACCAGAAGCCATTAAAAAATTTATGGAACTTGTAGGAGTATCAAAAAGTAAGAGTTCAGTAGACTACGCTATGTTAGAGTATTGCATTCGAGAAGATTTGAAACTAACAAAGCCAAGAATAATGGGTGTTTTAGATCCATTAAAAGTTGTTATTATCAATTATCCAGAAGGTGAAGTTGAGTATCTAGAAGCAGATAACAATCAAGAAAATGAAGCAATGGGTAAAAGACAGATACCTTTTGGTAGAGAACTGTACATTGATAGAGAAGATTTTATGGAAAATCCACCTAAAAAATATTTTAGGTTGTTTCCAGGCAATGAAGTGCGTTTAAAGAATGCGTACTTTGTGAAATGTGAAGAAGTTATTAAAGATGAAAATGGTGAAGTCATAGAGCTAAGGTGTACTTACGATCCAGAAACAAAAAGTGGCAGTGGATTTACAGGTCGTAAAGTAAAAGGAACCATTCATTGGGTAGAAGCTCATTCTGCAGTCAAAGCAGAAGTGAGATTATATGAACATATATTAAAAGAGGGAGAGCCTTTAATAAAAGATAATGGGGAATGGAACGTCAATCCAAATTCATTAAAGGTTTTAGATGAGTGTTATATGGAACCAATTGTAAAAGAAGCTAATATAGGAGATAGTTTTCAATTCTTTAGACATGGCTATTTCTGTGTAGATTCAAAAGACACCACTGATAAAAAATTAGTTTTTAACCGTATTGTTTCTTTAAAAAGCTCATATAAGCCTAACAAAAATTAA
- a CDS encoding stalk domain-containing protein — MKKITVIISIIIILLSSTVATSAQANSFHKHTVRPGDTYFILSLMYNQRLNSIESINHINPHQLEVGNLVKINSIKEISVYVNNQQVAFDRKPYIENDRVFVPIRFVMDSLGAEDIQWLQETNTVRVTANNSTIEVTQGSNIAKVNGSNVTLDAPVQLYEDRVFVPIRFFTTTLGIDNIQWDSINYSVLINSHTENLQPSRTFTDDELYWLAKIVHAEAQGEPYEGKLAVANVVINRKNSNQFPNTIYGVIFDFNGGVQFSPVADGAINNEPNEESIRAAQEALNGHNNIGDSLFFLNPAKATSFWIVYNRPYYKTIQGHSFYL, encoded by the coding sequence ATGAAAAAAATAACTGTAATAATAAGTATTATTATAATATTATTGTCCAGTACAGTAGCAACGAGTGCTCAAGCAAATTCTTTTCATAAACATACGGTAAGACCAGGGGATACTTATTTCATACTATCATTAATGTATAACCAAAGATTAAATAGTATTGAAAGCATTAATCACATTAACCCTCATCAATTAGAAGTAGGTAATCTAGTTAAAATTAATTCAATAAAAGAAATATCTGTTTATGTTAACAATCAACAAGTCGCTTTTGACAGAAAGCCTTATATAGAAAATGATAGAGTTTTTGTGCCAATAAGATTTGTAATGGATTCTTTAGGAGCAGAGGATATTCAATGGTTACAAGAGACTAATACAGTAAGAGTAACAGCAAACAACTCTACTATAGAAGTGACACAAGGCTCTAACATAGCAAAAGTTAATGGTTCTAATGTGACGTTAGATGCACCTGTTCAACTATACGAAGATAGAGTTTTTGTGCCCATACGTTTTTTTACAACAACCTTAGGCATAGATAATATTCAATGGGACTCAATCAATTATTCAGTATTAATTAATAGTCATACAGAAAACTTACAACCTTCAAGAACCTTTACAGATGATGAGTTATACTGGTTAGCAAAAATTGTACATGCAGAAGCTCAAGGGGAACCTTATGAAGGCAAATTAGCCGTTGCAAATGTGGTTATTAACAGGAAAAATAGCAATCAGTTTCCAAATACCATATATGGTGTGATATTTGACTTCAATGGTGGCGTTCAGTTCAGTCCTGTAGCAGATGGCGCAATTAATAATGAACCTAATGAAGAAAGCATAAGAGCAGCACAAGAAGCTTTAAATGGTCATAACAATATAGGAGACAGTTTATTCTTCCTTAATCCAGCCAAAGCAACAAGCTTTTGGATTGTGTATAACAGACCTTATTATAAAACCATACAAGGGCATTCTTTTTATCTATAA
- a CDS encoding cell wall hydrolase has protein sequence MKKAIQAVSLLCLLLVSTMTVNAANIESTHTSLASIDVNITINEIDLDLQEQTKIVDQQVYIPIRTLAEIFEAEEILWNRVTNEAIILVNGYVVIADSNANTVTVNNEAQDYDLDIILKEGNTYVPLRFFSDLFGAKEIHWDHEKNAVVINDPNITVQDRFILTEPVEEIEEKNYTDEDVEWLSKIVQAEAGYEPYQGKLAVANVVINRKNSSIFPNTIKEVIFDTRYGVQFTPTVNGTINNTPNEESVQAAIEALEGHNNIGEALYFTPSMNSWPGRNRTFYKQIHGHYFFL, from the coding sequence ATGAAAAAAGCTATACAAGCAGTGAGTTTACTGTGTTTGTTACTGGTAAGCACAATGACTGTAAATGCTGCGAATATAGAATCGACACATACATCGCTTGCAAGTATTGATGTTAACATAACGATAAATGAAATTGACTTGGATCTTCAAGAACAAACCAAAATAGTTGATCAACAGGTTTATATTCCTATAAGAACTTTAGCAGAAATCTTTGAAGCAGAAGAAATATTATGGAATAGAGTAACAAATGAAGCAATCATTTTGGTTAATGGTTATGTTGTTATAGCTGATTCCAATGCCAATACTGTAACAGTTAATAACGAAGCACAAGATTATGACCTAGATATTATATTAAAAGAAGGTAATACTTATGTGCCATTAAGATTTTTTTCTGATTTATTTGGTGCTAAAGAAATTCACTGGGATCATGAGAAGAACGCTGTAGTCATTAACGATCCTAATATCACGGTACAAGATAGATTTATTCTAACAGAACCTGTAGAAGAAATAGAAGAAAAAAACTATACAGATGAAGATGTAGAATGGTTATCAAAAATTGTACAAGCTGAAGCGGGATATGAGCCTTACCAAGGCAAATTAGCCGTTGCAAATGTGGTCATTAATAGGAAAAACAGTAGTATATTCCCTAATACCATAAAAGAGGTTATATTTGATACTCGATACGGGGTTCAATTTACACCAACGGTGAATGGGACCATTAATAATACACCTAATGAAGAAAGTGTACAAGCTGCTATTGAGGCATTAGAAGGTCATAATAATATTGGAGAAGCTTTATATTTTACACCATCTATGAACAGTTGGCCTGGAAGAAATAGAACTTTTTATAAACAAATACATGGACATTATTTTTTCTTATAA
- the sigH gene encoding RNA polymerase sporulation sigma factor SigH, whose amino-acid sequence MDNAIPNNIYSKEYNKYDDEGLIQLIKKGDNEALEFLMNKYKNLVKKKARTYFLIGADNDDIIQEGMIGLYKAIRDYKNDKETSFKVFADLCITRQIITAIKAYTRKKHVPLNSYVSLNKPMFEEDYEKDSLMDRMPSEKIINPEELLIDKENLYIIEKELEKRLSKFEKNVLHLYLDGVNYTEIAVHLNRTVKSIDNALQRIKRKVELILEDTKY is encoded by the coding sequence ATGGATAATGCTATACCAAACAATATATATTCTAAAGAATACAATAAATATGACGATGAAGGTCTTATTCAACTTATAAAAAAGGGTGACAATGAAGCCTTAGAATTTTTGATGAACAAATATAAAAATTTGGTAAAAAAGAAAGCAAGAACTTATTTTTTAATAGGTGCAGATAATGATGATATCATACAAGAAGGTATGATTGGTTTGTATAAAGCCATTAGAGATTATAAGAATGATAAAGAAACATCTTTTAAAGTATTTGCAGACTTATGTATTACCAGACAAATCATAACGGCGATTAAAGCCTATACAAGAAAAAAGCATGTTCCGTTGAATTCTTATGTTTCTCTAAACAAGCCAATGTTCGAAGAAGACTATGAAAAAGATTCATTAATGGATAGAATGCCATCAGAAAAAATAATAAATCCAGAAGAACTCTTGATTGATAAGGAAAATTTGTATATAATAGAAAAAGAGCTTGAAAAAAGACTCTCAAAATTTGAAAAAAATGTATTACACTTGTATTTAGATGGTGTTAATTATACTGAGATTGCCGTTCATTTAAATAGAACAGTAAAATCCATTGATAATGCATTACAAAGAATCAAAAGAAAAGTAGAATTAATACTAGAAGATACTAAATATTAG
- a CDS encoding NYN domain-containing protein has translation MIDKVTVEYLLVDGYNIIHAWPELKELAEDYLEHSSFSRYNCLDGEDEKKIR, from the coding sequence GTGATAGATAAAGTGACAGTTGAATATTTGCTGGTAGATGGATACAATATCATTCATGCTTGGCCGGAGTTAAAAGAATTAGCAGAAGATTATTTAGAACATTCATCTTTCTCCAGATACAATTGCTTGGATGGAGAAGATGAGAAGAAAATAAGGTGA